The following coding sequences lie in one Myxococcus xanthus genomic window:
- the gspF gene encoding type II secretion system inner membrane protein GspF, with protein MPVFEYRGLNSAGKQIKGLLEADSPKTLRSKLRADGIFLTDVLAQAEGSRAAVAKGTNAALVARDIDLRKLGRGRVNTDDVAIFTRQLSTLLGAGVTLVESLSALVDQVEKERFKRALSDIKQRVNEGSSLAEAMGQHPKIFPSIYVNMVRAGEASGALDAVLTRLADFTENQARLQQKILSTMLYPAIMMVVGGGILVALMVFVVPKVTKIFETMKATLPLSTRFLIASSNFFQNWWFILLPAMALAVVLFMRWTKSPSGKPKWDRFMLKAPLVGNMVRLLSISRFARTLSTLLKSGVPLLAAMDIVKAIMTNTVLAEVVEKARDSIREGESIANPLKRSGEFPPLVYHMVAIGERSGQLEEMLTSVADNYETQVNVRISALTSLLEPLLIVVMGAVIAFVALSILMPILQVNSAIR; from the coding sequence ATGCCGGTCTTCGAGTACAGAGGTCTCAATTCCGCGGGCAAGCAGATCAAGGGCCTGCTCGAGGCGGACTCACCCAAGACGCTGCGGTCCAAGCTGCGCGCCGACGGCATCTTCCTCACGGACGTGCTGGCCCAGGCCGAAGGCAGCCGGGCCGCCGTGGCCAAGGGCACCAACGCGGCGCTGGTGGCGCGCGACATCGACCTGCGCAAGCTGGGCCGGGGCCGCGTCAACACCGACGACGTGGCCATCTTCACCCGGCAGCTGTCCACGCTGCTGGGTGCGGGCGTCACGCTGGTGGAGTCGCTCAGCGCGCTGGTGGACCAGGTGGAGAAGGAGCGCTTCAAGCGCGCCCTCTCCGACATCAAGCAGCGCGTCAATGAAGGCTCGTCCCTGGCGGAAGCCATGGGGCAGCACCCGAAAATCTTCCCCAGCATCTACGTGAACATGGTGCGCGCGGGCGAGGCCTCCGGCGCGCTGGACGCGGTGCTCACGCGCCTGGCGGACTTCACGGAGAACCAGGCCCGGCTGCAGCAGAAGATTCTCAGCACCATGCTCTACCCCGCCATCATGATGGTGGTGGGCGGCGGCATCCTCGTGGCCCTCATGGTCTTCGTGGTGCCGAAGGTGACGAAGATCTTCGAGACGATGAAGGCCACGCTGCCCCTGAGCACGCGCTTCCTCATCGCCTCCAGCAACTTCTTCCAGAACTGGTGGTTCATCCTGCTGCCGGCCATGGCGCTGGCCGTGGTCCTCTTCATGCGCTGGACGAAGAGCCCCTCGGGCAAGCCCAAGTGGGACCGCTTCATGCTCAAGGCGCCGCTGGTGGGCAACATGGTGCGCCTGCTGTCCATCTCCCGCTTCGCCCGCACGCTGTCCACGCTGCTCAAGAGCGGCGTCCCGCTGCTGGCGGCCATGGACATCGTCAAGGCCATCATGACCAACACCGTCCTGGCGGAGGTCGTCGAGAAGGCCCGCGACTCCATCCGCGAGGGCGAAAGCATCGCCAACCCGCTGAAGCGCTCCGGGGAATTCCCCCCGCTGGTGTACCACATGGTCGCCATCGGAGAGCGCTCCGGCCAGTTGGAGGAGATGCTCACCAGCGTGGCGGACAACTACGAGACGCAGGTGAACGTGCGCATCAGCGCCCTCACCTCGCTGCTGGAGCCCCTCCTCATCGTGGTGATGGGCGCGGTGATTGCATTCGTCGCGCTCTCCATCCTGATGCCGATTCTGCAGGTGAACTCGGCCATCCGGTGA
- the gspE gene encoding type II secretion system ATPase GspE translates to MNLTADPVLTNAATGSTASSRNDATQLVAHGQAYLCGRPLGEILRAIVPSLTEEKLQEALAIQDEKGQRIGEALVGMKAVSEEDVAKALGHQLDLPYLARIFAEEVDAELVKRIPINFAKQSRILPLSLEGDTVAVAVADPLDTAALDHVRVLLGQSVSQRIALGSTITDAINSVYDRSVNETEQLVDEMETQDLDAIAHELDEPKDLLDEDDEAPVIRLVNSVLFRAAKERASDIHIEPMERELLVRFRVDGVLQEVIKPPKRYQNAIVSRVKVMGQLNIAEKRLPQDGRIRIKLAGRDIDIRLSTIPTSFGERIVMRLLDKTATLLDLAEIGMSQKTLESMEAVIKRSHGIILVTGPTGSGKTTTLYGALSKINTPDLNILTVEDPVEYQLKGIGQMAISPKIGLTFAQGLRSFLRQDPDVIMVGEIRDKETAEIAIQASLTGHLVLSTVHTNDAAGAVTRLVDMGVEPFLVASSLTGILAQRLVRRVCPDCRVPHEPTDAELKELGHSVASFKQRYGVDRIYKAAGCPSCNRNGYRGRTGIYEFLPVDDDVRQLVLKNVDASTIKRSATSKGMTTLLDDGARKIALGETTIAEVLSITQEDM, encoded by the coding sequence ATGAACCTGACCGCCGACCCCGTCCTCACCAATGCCGCCACCGGCAGCACGGCTTCCTCGCGCAACGACGCCACGCAGCTGGTGGCTCACGGACAGGCCTACCTCTGTGGCCGCCCGCTGGGGGAGATCCTGCGCGCCATCGTCCCCTCGCTCACCGAGGAGAAGCTCCAGGAGGCGCTCGCCATCCAGGACGAGAAGGGGCAGCGCATTGGCGAGGCCCTGGTGGGGATGAAGGCGGTCTCCGAAGAGGACGTGGCCAAGGCCCTGGGGCACCAACTGGACCTGCCCTACCTGGCGCGCATCTTCGCCGAAGAGGTGGACGCGGAGCTGGTCAAGCGCATCCCCATCAACTTCGCCAAGCAGTCGCGCATCCTCCCGCTGTCCCTGGAGGGTGACACGGTGGCGGTGGCGGTGGCCGACCCGCTGGACACCGCGGCGCTGGACCACGTGCGCGTGCTGCTGGGTCAGAGCGTCAGCCAGCGCATCGCGCTGGGCTCCACCATCACCGACGCCATCAACAGCGTCTACGACCGCTCCGTCAACGAGACGGAACAGCTCGTGGACGAGATGGAAACGCAGGACCTGGACGCCATCGCCCACGAGCTGGACGAGCCCAAGGACCTGCTGGACGAGGACGACGAGGCGCCCGTCATCCGGCTGGTGAACTCCGTGCTGTTCCGCGCCGCCAAGGAGCGCGCCAGCGATATCCACATCGAGCCGATGGAGCGCGAGCTGCTGGTGCGCTTCCGCGTGGACGGTGTGCTACAGGAGGTCATCAAGCCGCCCAAGCGCTACCAGAACGCCATCGTCAGCCGCGTGAAGGTCATGGGGCAGCTCAACATCGCGGAGAAGCGCCTGCCGCAGGACGGCCGCATCCGCATCAAGCTGGCCGGCCGCGACATCGACATCCGTCTGTCCACCATCCCCACGTCCTTCGGCGAGCGCATCGTCATGCGTCTGCTGGACAAGACGGCGACGCTGCTGGACCTGGCGGAAATCGGCATGAGCCAGAAGACGCTCGAGTCGATGGAAGCCGTCATCAAGCGCTCACACGGCATCATCCTGGTGACGGGCCCCACGGGCTCCGGCAAGACGACGACGCTCTACGGCGCGCTGTCGAAGATCAACACGCCCGACCTCAACATCCTCACCGTCGAGGACCCCGTCGAATACCAGCTCAAGGGCATTGGCCAGATGGCCATCAGCCCGAAGATTGGCCTGACGTTCGCGCAGGGGCTGCGCTCCTTCCTCCGCCAGGACCCGGACGTCATCATGGTCGGCGAGATTCGCGACAAGGAGACGGCGGAAATCGCCATCCAGGCCTCGCTGACGGGCCACCTGGTGCTGTCCACCGTCCACACCAACGACGCCGCCGGCGCCGTGACGCGTCTGGTGGACATGGGCGTGGAGCCCTTCCTCGTGGCGTCCTCGCTCACCGGCATCCTGGCCCAGCGGCTGGTGCGCCGCGTGTGCCCGGACTGCCGCGTGCCCCACGAGCCCACGGACGCGGAGCTGAAGGAACTGGGCCACTCGGTGGCCTCCTTCAAGCAGCGCTACGGCGTGGACCGCATCTACAAGGCCGCCGGTTGCCCCTCCTGCAACCGCAACGGCTACCGCGGGCGAACCGGCATCTACGAGTTCCTCCCCGTGGATGACGACGTGCGCCAGCTCGTGCTGAAGAACGTGGACGCCTCCACCATCAAGCGGTCCGCCACGTCCAAGGGCATGACGACGCTGCTCGATGACGGCGCGCGGAAGATTGCCCTGGGCGAGACGACCATCGCCGAGGTGCTCAGCATCACCCAGGAGGACATGTAG